The Balaenoptera acutorostrata chromosome 2, mBalAcu1.1, whole genome shotgun sequence genomic sequence CTTCACATTTTGATGGGTCACATACCCCTCTGAGAATCTGGAAAGTGTCTCTCagacaaaaagcacaaacacacagaaatttATCTACAGTGTCAAAGGGCTCCCTCTaccccacccccctacccccaaaTCCTAGGCTAAGAACCACTGGCTTCCATGACTTCAGATGTCCTCTCTGGGATTATGACTCTGGCACCTGTGCCTGAGTGACATGCCTACAGGGTGGGCATCCTTAGGAAGCCCTCTAGATGGGGGTTGGGACATCTGTTTTGGGTTCAACTGCCCAAGGAGACCAGTCAGACTTGACACCAGCTGGTGTCAGGAGCAGAGAGCAGGCAGATGATGTAAAAAAGAGAAGCAGGCTGGGCTAAGGGACATCAAGGTACAAACACCATGATCAATGCCAGCTGGCGCTCAGCCCAGGGGACTCGGGCAgtgaactggggtgggggggatactATGTGAGAGTGAGGGGCCCCTGCCCTGTTAGCAAAAGGCCGTTAGTTGCCTTTCAGCTCTGACCATTTGCTGCAATGGGGAGCCCAGAGTTGCcagcgttttttgtttttttttaaatttatttatttattatttatttatttatttacttttttaggctgtgttgggtctttgttgctgcacgcagcctttctctagttgcggtgagcggggattctcttgttgtggagcacaggctctaggcgcgcgggcttcaatcgttgtggcacacagcctcagtagttgtggctcgagagctctagagtgcaggctcagtagttgtggcgcacgggcttagttgctccgcggcatgtgggatcttccgggaccagggattgaacccatgtcccctgcattggcaggcagattctcaaccactgcgccaccagggaagtcccctgccagcgctttttatttttcatgagaaGTTTTAGATCTGGGCTTGGAAACCTCTTCATTTTCAAAGAACAACCAACAGTTTTTGAAAACACTGTGGGCTGTAGTCTGTGATGTCCTGCCTACGTGGTCCACACTTCCAGGCTAAAGAcggagaaactgaggctaagaggaAAGGAGACTGAGTTCTATTCTCCGCTGTTCTATGAGACATGTTTTCACCTCTAAGATATTGGTAACAACGTTTATGAGTGCTGCACACAGCCGCTGTCGAATCCTccaacttctttttatttatttatttgtttgtttgtttatttatttatttatttatggctgtgttgggtcttcgtttctgtgcgagggctttctccagttgcggagaccaggtgccactcttcatcgcggtgcgtgggcctctcaccaccgcggcctctcttgttgcggagcacaggctccggacgcgcaggctcagtaattgtggctcgcgggcctagttgctccgcggcatgtgggatcttccaagaccaggtctcgaacccgtgtgccccgcattggcgggcagattctcaaccactgcgccaccagggaagccccctccaacTTCTGTTAGAAGGGCAGTGACCCTCCCGAGGTCACACTGGAGAAGGTGGCAGAGCAGGGCCCTGGGCATTGGGACCATAAGGCTCAGTTGCTCTTCCCAGCACGTGGCCCTAAGAGGAGGGGCCTGCGGAAGTGGCAGTCACTTCTCAGTGAGGCCCAAGGCCCTGGCTGTGCCCACTCTCTGGGAAACGGCTCCGTCTGGATGGACACTAGCTCTTTAATCCGATTAGATCCGGCACCTCAGAGAGCCTTGGTAATCCAGGGCTGGCTGGAGCATTGCCTGGAAACTGGTCAAGCCGTAGCCTGGGGGGTTGGGAGGAACTCAGCTTATAAACATGGGGGTCCCCAGACCCTAGCCCTGCTGCCTTCCACTCCACCCGGGCTGCTGTGGCCCTGGTCTGTGCCCTCTTTGTACTTTGCCCCTGGAAGCCCAGAGGGGGACCTTCTCCCTTAAACCCTGTGTGTGCGTCTCTCCCAGAGCAGCTCTGCCGCCCCACACACCCACAAGCCACCAGACTACACTTCTGAATTAGCTGGGCCGACTTACAGCTACCCCCCTCCCCTGTTAAGATTCTTGTCTCTGGCCACCACAGCCCAAATAATTCCACAGGTCTGGGGAAGCAATTCCTCTTTTAATTGCAGAGGAAATGAGGAAGGCTGGCCAAGAGCAACGTAGGGAGGGTTGTTACAATGTCATGTGGTAACACAGCATCCTTCCTGAGATCAGTTTGAGGATGGGGCCGCAATATTTCATATGGGGTGCTGTGAAGCGGTGCTTATACCCGGGGTCCAGTCCCATCCCAATCAGTCTATGTATTCTTGTTTAAAGATCACCTACTCTACTGACTTCTACAGAAGCACTAGGGGGCATCCCAGGGGAGGTGATCTTTGGATCGGGTCTGAAAGTTAGAATAGGACCTTAGCATGCAGTACCCAGGCTGTGGAGGAAGGTCCaccacttatcagctgtgtggccttgggtgagtgacttaccctctctgagcctcgggggtttctcctctataaaatgagacAGATTATATCAACCTAATTTGATTGTTTTCAAGACTGTAAATGATAATGCAGTGTCTTTGCTCAGAAGCAGTAGCTTTTGTAATGGTTTCCTAAGGTCACTTGACCTGTTACTCTGTGAAGGCTTTCTAGAATACTGCAGGTATTCCACCTACTGACTCCAATAGAGAATCACCTGAAGCTCTTCTCTTGCTTTGTCACTGGTGGATTTTCTGTTCAGAGTCTGAAGCCACTCCCTCCCTCACCACGCCCAGTGGGAGTGGAGCCAGTCAGGAGACTGGTTACATAGTCTCTTCAGGTACAGGAAAGAAAGAGGCCAGACCCAAGGGAGAAagaaggtgggggaggaagggagcagggagggtTCCAACCCTTGCAACAGTTAAATGTTAATATAGGTGTCGGCAGAGGAAGTGTCTTCTAATGACAGAAGGAAACTAGGGAGTTTTTCAATCATCTCCTGCTTAAAAGATACAGATGTATTCATAATTATCCCTTGCCTCCGGCCTTGAGGCCCAGGTGGGCTCCAGAAGGCCTGTGTTCCTGCCAGACAACAGTCCTTAAGGAACATCATGTAGACAATTGGAATGCCGTTTATCGTGCAAAACACAATAAAACCCTGAGCTCTCTTCCTGTCTCAGAGACccataaattatgaaaattataccTGCCCCAGGCCATGGACATATTGTTTTATTAAAGTTCCGATGAATAAACTTAAGATTCTTAAAAACGTCCTCTCAGCTTTCACCTGGCACACACCTCCATCACAGAGCTGTCTGCCGGGGTGCATTCGATGAGCTCACAAACGAACTTTGGGAAGTTGAGCTCATTTCAAGGTGCAGGTTCAGCAGGATGCAGGGGCCAGCTGGGGAGctgcaggaggggctgggggcctcctGGCCTGATGACAAAGTTGCCCAAGGGGTTCTGGTTGTCTGCCATCAGAGCTGGGACCTCCCCCCAGCTTGCCCCCACTATTCTCTCTTTGCTGGACGAGTGTCAGGCTTGTGGTGCTCTCATAGGAGGTGTGTGGTTATGGGTGTGGAGAGGGTTGAAATTCTTCTTcttccgtcttttttttttttttagttctatcACTGGGTAGTCTTTTTATTCCATCCTGTGCTTCTTCCCCAAATTAAGTTGCTAAACCTTCAACTTTCCATTTTCCCGTCTACCCTTCAACCATGTAACTAACAGGCATGTAACACCTTCTCTGACCCTCAATTTCTGCATCTCTAAGAGGTAACTAACAATGGTTTTCGGCCAAGTGTGTTCAGTGCCTGGCAAAAAGGAACCATTCACTACATGCTAAGCCACCTAAGTCATTTCATAACTGGGAACAAAGAGGAACAGGGccagtcaaagaaagaaagacaatggAGGCACATGTGGAACTTTTTCTCTGGACACTGTATTTTAGAAAACAAGCTCACGTTTGTTTAGCTCCCGTTTCCTCAAGAGTATTTGGGTGAGTCTAagcagtagaaaaaaaattaaaccagggGCAGGCCTGACCCATGTCCCCACCTATCAGGACACCCAAGACTTAAAGCCTGGTGCAGTATCTGGGACCgagccaaggaaaaaaaaaaccacctccaAGTGTCAGTTACTTGTCAGTGAAGGAAGACGCCATCATGCAGGAGTGGGACAGGCCACAAGGTCGGGCCGAGAAGGAGCAGACAAGACCACAATGAGGAAGGACATCTTTTGTGCCTTCTTGGACAGTGACCAGGGAATCTTTGGAATGCAATGGGTTTGGAGGTCTCAAAGAGGACCCCGAGGCTTTCACAACGACTTGGAAGACGCCATAACCGGTGACCCCAGAGAAAACAAGAGCTGGACCTCCTGATCTCACCTCTCCCTCCAGACCCTTCTCCCCATCATTGTTGGCTGTCGGACCCCACTTACTGGTAAcagaaaaatgtctttatttctcaatTCCTCTTTCAGCAAACAAGAGGTATGTGTTCACATAAAAGTCAAACGTTCCTTGTGATCGGCATATGAATCGAAAGTAGATCATCTGAGAAGTGGCTGCGTGGTGGGGAGATGGAGGGATAGGTAGATGGAAGGTGCACTGGAAAGGCAGAGGCAAGTCATCTAATAGATGCAAGTCTTTAGAGGTCAAAGGGGATGGGTTTTGTGCAATATGCACCAATCTagtgaaaataaggaaactgcCAAGGGCTTGTGTGTTTGCCTTCTGTAAGcctgtatgtgtatgtacatgaaAATCTGCTTGGGGGCACCAAGGCTAAATGGAGAGTGGCAGAATTTTTGTCAACTGGGCAGGTCAGATGAACCTCTCCCACTGCCCAGTTTTGCTGTCCATCTGTTATCAATGCACCCTCGTGTAGGGGAGGGCTTGCCAGAGGATTTAGCACCTGGCAGGATTCAGCTTCGTAAGAAAGTGAAGCTTTCCTCCACCGACTCTCAGGTCATCCTAGAGGCAGGACATGGGCCAGGAGCCTTCTTCCCCTGCCTTTGTCTGCCAGAGTTCGGCTACTCATTTCCATTTGTTCTTTGACAAACGTGGCACCTTGCTGGGTGAAGACGTTGGGAGTgtgaacacacagacacacagagaaacgGCAGTCCTGTGtatatttaacaatatatatttatatatattttctagatCAGTACATTCAGtttttaacttgctttttctTCACAAACAGAAGAACTCTTACAATAGTagactttctaaaataaatactattaaaatagagcttcaaaataaatattctatacAAAGGAAACCTTCTGTGGTAACTTTTGATGTGGGGTGAGAAGGGGTTACAGTGAAGAGGGAAAATGTGCCAGGGTGGGACCCTTGAACAGCTTTTCTGTTTGTAACATGAAACCAAACCGTGGGGCAGTGAGAAGAGAAAGCAAGATAAGACACCACACAGAGTTACCCACAGCAAAAAATGGCAGCGTAAGATTTGTCATCACCTGTCACAGTAAGCAGAGGGCATGAAAATGCTTACCGAAGGCATGAAGCAGAAGGCCGGTGAAGTCTGCGGGATGCCCTGGTGACTTGCACAGTGCCAAGTTGTGCCGCCTACACCCCACCGGACATCTCCTGGGGCAGCACAGAGACCATGAAGGTGACGGGATCTGGATGCTGGTCCCAGCCCACACTTTCCACACTTGGGCTCATCATAATCTAACTGGGCCTCGCTCGATGCCCAACAGGGATGCACGCAGACTCCGGAACGTGGAAAGAACCAGGCACATCACGTGATAGTCTTCCATCTCTGTCAGCTGTGAAGGGCCCACATCAATAGCGGGGACTGGTATTGACTCCTCCCAGCCAGCGACCTTGAGGAGCCTTGGTTGTACCCCGTCATCTACCTGCGAGGGCTGGGCTTTCCTAGACCCAGTTCCCAGGATGCCGGCTGGAGTGTTGGGCCTTCACAAACCCACCCTTGAGGGGAAGCAGCCTTGGCCCCTTAGGACAAGCATCCTGGACCCAGGTTTGTGGATCCCACCCCCGGTTCCAGGCAGAACCACCAGCCACCCCAGGTTGAACGGAAGTGGGAAGCAGCTGGCACTTTTCAAAAAAAGGTCAACACGAGGCATAATCCAGCCAAGCAAGCCATTGGTGACAGGACACGCAACCACCAGAAGCAGCCACAGAAATGTGTCGTGTTTCTGAGAGCTAGGTCCCTCAGTGGTCCTTGACTGGCCCCCGGGGGCCATGGGCAAGCCAGTTTTCTTTTTGCCAAGGAAAACATGCTGAGGGATAGCTATGCAACAAAGCTGGGTGAACCGAAGTTGAGCACACAGGACACAGAGAGTTCTGCAGACATCCATCTAGCAGGCTAGATGCAAACCAAAAAGAACAAGCCAAAACAgggggaagggaaaaaagaaagccaaaaccCAGAAAAATCCATGTTTATAGCTATATACACAAAAAGTCAGGGTTCAGGAGGCTGTTTGCCAGGTAACAGGGTCTATGTAGATAGAGACTGTGGGGTAggggtatatgtatgtatgtatgtgtgtgtgtgtatgcacagcTTATGTAAATCAATTCTCCACAGAATGGGCGTGTAGAACTCCAAAGATCACCAAAGTGCAACTTGCCACTGGGTCAAGTTTCCCATGGAGACATTTGAGGGAGGGGCTTTGGGAAAAGTTCTGAGGTCTCACCAAGAGAGGACGTGTGCCCTCTCTTTTTTGGGGTAACCTCTGCACACCTGTTCTGAGGAAAACATCTCCAGTCCCTTCAGTACACATCTGATACATTCAATTAGGATAAGTGGTTGGCTGAATGTGTTTTTTCTACCATTCCCTCTGATTTGTGCAAGAATATCCATACATCCATCACGACTGTGGCAAAGGTAGCTACAGGAATCAGCCTTAGAAAACGCAGATGCAGTATTTCATATTTGCCTTTTACAAGCCAGcatatgttatataaataaagcctaaaataataagaccctcccctcctttccaccAGTCAATAAATACCTACGGTTACAATTAACTTATTCTAAATCATAAGATGTTACTACTAGtcttcaagaaggaaaaaaaaaaaaagtccttgagAAGCACTGGGTGCATGACCATCAATCACAGCTACCTGCCTCCTTCCTGGAGGCTGTTCTGTTCCTACAGAACAAACTGGAAATGCTACAAACGCTGTGCCTAGTGCACTTCCAATATCAGCTGGGGTAGCTTTTCTGACCCAGACTACTTTCTCTCAtggggggaaagagagggaggcacAAAATACCATACTAAGCAAAAACCCCGCACAATAGCTAGGGAGGAAGGACCGGACACACTACAGCTTTTGCATGCAACAAGTACCTACCCACCGGACGAGCTGCACTTTCTGAGTCCTTTAGCACCTTGAGAGAAAGAGTTGCTACGTCTTTGGGGGCTGTTGGGAGGGGCTCATGTAGCCTCGCACAGAAGCAGGGCTCAATCCCAAGAAGCCCCCGGAGAATCTTTCCCCCACCCGCATTCTTCTGACTCCCCCGCCAGGGCTTCCTAACACTAAAATAGACTCTTTTTTCATCATCTGTCTATTTACATTAAAGATACAGACACTGTACACAAAAGGCTATGACAGCAAGCAGCAGAATCAGGAGAGAAGAAACCCACACCCAGCTCGCCTCAACTCTCACTCTGCCAACGGGAGGTGCTGCCTCTCTTCTTTGCTGTTAAAATCCTCTTCTTGGTGAGGAGGGGGATTGTGTTCCTTGAGGTTGCTCGCCCCCCAGATTTTGAAATCAGCCCTTCCTGGGGGTGGCCCAAAAGGAAGCaagtgttttattattatttcttaaaacacCGTTAGCATCTGGTTTAATGATTCTATAAAAACATGATGACTGGATCCAGAGACCACAGCCTCAGACTCATTGGCAAAATGCTATTTGGTCTCGAATTTGCCGCCCTGGCCTTCTCTACCCATAAAGTTTCTGGAAAAGATCTGGGTAGAGAGAACTTGGGACACGTAGCGGGCGGGTGAGTCTGTGACCCAGTAAGCGCCGAAGGACGGTGTTATGAGTGGAACACCCCCAAGAGTTAGTGAGGAAGCTGGAAGGGAGAAAAGGTACTGTGCAGTGGTTCCTAAATCCATCCGTGGCTCCAGGCAGAGCGAGGAACGAGGGGGGCTCCCAAGTATATACAACAGGGATCGCCAGGGTCTACACCTTCCCCAAGATGTCGGGGCAAACCGGGGTACAGGCTGGGAGAAGAAGGTATAGAAGGCAAAACTCCAAGGGTCTTCTTCCAAGGTCCCCTGGCCACTCAGTTACCGATTCCTCCCAGGCAGCCAGAGGGAATGCAAAAGagcggggagagagggagggaggaggagggctgggaaGGCATTCAAGCAGCTGCAACTTCCGGATATGTGTCCACATCTGTGTTCCatcttctgaaaaagaaaaatcgcCCCCAAACCACACCACGCCCCTGCCACTATCTGTTTCACACAAAGTTCCAggaccctgaaaaaaaaaaaaaacaaacccaaagtgcTTCTTCATCCTTTTGGGGAAGAGAAGGATGGGTGATTGTGGTCTCTGTTTCTTCAGAAGCTGGGAATAGGGAGTGGGCAGACTGGCAGGGTCCGCCTGAGGATGCTAAAACCTCTGGCCTCGCTGTGGTGGTCCTTCTCAGGTGTAAGCAGGGAACCAAGTTCCCAGGGGGAAGCGCCGGGACTCGACCCCAGGTGTCAGAAAGGCTTGTCGGGTCTGCTGGCCTTGGCGTCCCCGGCGGCTGCCTTGCAGATGACGCTGTTCGTGTGCTTGCAGCGGCATCCGGGGCGGCGCAGGCGGTCGTAGCCGCGCTGGGCCAGCTTCACGCAGCCGGTGGCAGGCAGGTAGCAGAGCAGGCAGGGCAGCACCAGGGAGAGGGCGCCCATGAAGGACCAGCGGGCGCAGCAGTTGGAGCGGGAGCAGGAGCAGGGGTGGTCGGCGCAGGAGCCCTCATCGTCCTCGTTGGTGCAGTGGTAGAAGACGCCCTGCACCAGGCACATGCAGGTGCCATAGTTGACCAGCGTCTGGGCGGAGCACAGGCACTCCTGGTTGCAGACCCAGCAGGAGGGCAACGTCCGGGGGGACGCGCACTCCTTGCACTTACACTTCCCGCAGGCCTCGCACAGCAAGAAGTGCTTGTCCAGCTCTGGGGGGACGGCCGGGCCCTTGAGGTCCAGGGGCTTGCAGTGGATGGCCTTGGGCTGGATGCGCACGGCCCTCGGGGAGGCCTGGTCGGCCACGGGCGGCGGGGCCATGTGGTCTAAGAGGCGCTGGTCAGAGGacgtgctgctgctgctgctcacAGAGCTGGGGCGCCCGCTGAATGAGATCCAGTGGTGGGTGACGTCCTGGTCACAGCGGGCGGGGGTCAGGGCCAGCTCTGGGGCTGGTCCACCCCGGGTCCGCTTGGGGCCGGTGGGGGGTGCCAGGCCAGGATTGTCGATGTAGTCGTTCTCCACGTGGCTGGTCTTCATCTGGTCGATGGGGAGAATGGTGAGGGGGTGCTGGAGCCGGCCGTGGGCCATACGGCTGTCCAGAAGGGGCTGGACCATGACTGAGCTGGGAGTCAAGGGGACGCTCTGTGGGATCGGGGGCTCCATGGGGCCAGAGGTCCTGGGCTGTGCAGAGAAACAGGCTTCTAGGGGCCCTGGAGTCGGGGGCGGAAGAGAGAATGGATTCCAGGCATCAGTATGTGGCCTGTTaacacacccaccccaccccccgtcaGGTCCTTGGGAGCCCAAATGAAATGGGAACTGAAATTCCTTCGGTGGACTCTCCAGCATTATGGCTTAGATGATTAATAatgacagcaacaacaacaatagtaAGTGGTAGAAATAACTTAtttagtacttactatgtgccagggactctTCTAAGCACCATATTTATTACGTCATTGACGCTTCACAATAAACCTAAAATGtaactactattattatcccttttCTAGTTACAGGAAACTAATGTTCAAAGTAACTTGTCCACAGTCACACAAAACCATCAGTAGGAGaactagggctcaaacctgtgccgTCCGAGCTCATTCTTATAACCCCCATGAAACATGCTCCTGATTTAAGACAGATACAGCTTAGCAGTTATAaacacaggctctggaatcagatcCAAGTTCAAATTCTCACCTCTGCCTAGCAGTGTTACTGTGAATGAGGTTGTTTAACCTCTATGCCTTAGtagtttcatctgtaaaatgggttcttgtgaggactaaatgagaaaatgcatatcTAGGACCTAGCATTTTGCCTGACACACAGCACATACTCTAATTTATCACCATCCCAGAGAGCAACAGtttagatttcctgagcactaatAAGCACGACTAATAAGTACCAAGCGTTGTGCTGAGTGCTGAGGATGTGGTGACCATGACAGACAGTCCCTGTATGCTCCCATGTAGTTTCTCAGCTGGATAAACAAAAGCCGTTATTTCAGATAatcacaagagaaggaagagctgTATCTGAGGCCTGCACATCCAGGATATTAACTTATTACCACTACTTCTAAGAGCAGCAACATCTAGTGGCGAATAACCCCTGGGTAGGTGCACCTCTGACAACTTGGATGGGAAATCCTCCCAAGGGGCACTCACATCACCCATTGCCAAGTGCTGAGCTGAACATTCAGCCTAAATGCTATTTACTAGAATAGCTAAGCCAACCCTGGATCAGTTTCTAATTTCACCGAGAGAGTGCAATTTTAAGTTGGAATCCGGCCAGAGATTCAACTGCAGTGCCTGACACGGAACCCCAGGAAGTCACTTAAATCAAA encodes the following:
- the SPRY4 gene encoding protein sprouty homolog 4, which translates into the protein MEPPIPQSVPLTPSSVMVQPLLDSRMAHGRLQHPLTILPIDQMKTSHVENDYIDNPGLAPPTGPKRTRGGPAPELALTPARCDQDVTHHWISFSGRPSSVSSSSSTSSDQRLLDHMAPPPVADQASPRAVRIQPKAIHCKPLDLKGPAVPPELDKHFLLCEACGKCKCKECASPRTLPSCWVCNQECLCSAQTLVNYGTCMCLVQGVFYHCTNEDDEGSCADHPCSCSRSNCCARWSFMGALSLVLPCLLCYLPATGCVKLAQRGYDRLRRPGCRCKHTNSVICKAAAGDAKASRPDKPF